The Altererythrobacter sp. CAU 1644 genome has a window encoding:
- the ccmE gene encoding cytochrome c maturation protein CcmE has product MSALKPKHQRLVLVVIALVALLAAGLLAAWSLRNQANYFYLPAQMIENPPAVGQAVRLGGMVAEGTLATMEDGVTIAFTVTDQDQAQVPVTYRGIVPDLFVEGSGVVAEGSLDAQGTFVATNLLAKHDENYVPRELQEMDQHQAAKMAEETTVGLE; this is encoded by the coding sequence GTGAGCGCACTCAAACCGAAACATCAGCGACTGGTGCTCGTGGTAATCGCTCTGGTAGCCTTGCTTGCAGCGGGATTGCTGGCGGCATGGTCGCTGCGCAACCAGGCCAATTACTTCTACCTTCCCGCCCAGATGATCGAGAACCCGCCCGCTGTGGGGCAGGCAGTACGGCTGGGCGGCATGGTGGCCGAGGGCACGCTGGCAACGATGGAAGACGGCGTCACCATCGCGTTCACCGTTACCGACCAGGACCAGGCGCAGGTGCCCGTGACCTACCGCGGAATCGTCCCCGACCTGTTTGTCGAAGGCTCGGGCGTTGTCGCCGAAGGGTCGCTCGACGCCCAGGGCACATTCGTCGCGACCAATCTGCTGGCCAAGCATGACGAAAACTACGTCCCGCGCGAATTGCAGGAAATGGACCAGCACCAGGCGGCCAAGATGGCCGAAGAGACAACGGTAGGTCTCGAGTGA
- the mtaB gene encoding tRNA (N(6)-L-threonylcarbamoyladenosine(37)-C(2))-methylthiotransferase MtaB, with the protein MSQAGAEVVSLGCRLNISESEQIRALLAQERELVVVNSCAVTSEAVRQTRQAIRRLRRERPEARLLVTGCAAEVEREQLSAMPEVDGLIANTAKLDPRAWNVPAEATSVVPQHTRAFIAVQNGCDHACTFCVIPQGRGQSRSLKVSQVLSEVEAHLAQGAREVVLTGVDVTSWGHDLPEKPSLGRLVSAILSAFPELLRLRMSSLDGIEIDDELVELLAGEPRLMPHLHLSLQHGDDLILKRMKRRHLRGDAVALVTRLKKSRPDIAIGADLIAGFPTETEEQHQANLSIIRELDIVHGHIFPYSMRPGTPAARMPQVDRQTVKRRAAELRATVSEIRENWLATLVVQELSVLAERDGCGHAQNFARVALPQGTQPGTVVTIRPTMLREGLLI; encoded by the coding sequence ATGAGCCAGGCAGGTGCGGAAGTCGTGTCGCTCGGGTGTCGATTGAATATTTCGGAGAGCGAGCAGATCCGCGCCTTGCTCGCGCAGGAACGAGAGCTTGTGGTCGTCAACAGCTGCGCCGTGACCTCCGAAGCGGTCCGCCAGACACGGCAGGCGATCCGCCGTTTGCGCCGCGAACGACCCGAGGCCCGCTTGCTCGTCACAGGATGCGCTGCCGAGGTCGAGCGCGAGCAATTATCGGCGATGCCTGAGGTCGACGGGCTCATCGCCAACACCGCCAAGCTCGATCCGCGGGCGTGGAACGTCCCAGCCGAGGCCACATCCGTCGTTCCGCAGCACACCCGTGCCTTCATCGCGGTCCAGAATGGATGCGATCACGCCTGCACTTTTTGCGTCATCCCGCAGGGTCGCGGACAAAGCCGTTCATTGAAGGTAAGTCAGGTCCTCAGCGAAGTCGAAGCGCATCTGGCGCAGGGTGCGCGCGAAGTGGTCTTGACCGGTGTCGACGTCACCAGTTGGGGGCATGACCTCCCGGAGAAACCGTCGCTGGGGCGACTTGTGTCGGCCATCCTAAGCGCCTTTCCCGAGCTCCTGCGCCTTCGGATGTCCTCGCTGGATGGCATTGAAATCGATGATGAACTTGTGGAACTGCTGGCAGGCGAGCCACGCCTGATGCCGCATCTGCATCTGTCCCTGCAGCACGGCGACGACCTCATCCTCAAGCGTATGAAGCGCCGTCACTTGCGCGGCGACGCTGTCGCGTTGGTGACGAGGCTGAAAAAGTCCCGTCCAGACATCGCGATCGGCGCCGACCTCATCGCTGGTTTTCCGACCGAGACCGAGGAGCAGCACCAAGCGAACCTCTCGATCATCCGCGAACTCGACATCGTCCACGGCCACATATTTCCCTATTCGATGCGGCCCGGAACCCCGGCTGCTCGCATGCCGCAGGTCGACCGGCAGACTGTCAAGCGCCGCGCGGCAGAACTGCGCGCGACTGTCTCGGAGATTCGCGAGAATTGGCTGGCCACGCTTGTAGTCCAGGAGTTGTCTGTCCTCGCCGAACGCGATGGCTGCGGCCATGCCCAGAATTTCGCCCGGGTCGCATTGCCTCAAGGGACACAACCGGGAACGGTCGTAACCATACGCCCTACCATGCTTAGAGAAGGACTGCTCATATGA
- the ftsY gene encoding signal recognition particle-docking protein FtsY, which translates to MSEPEASRKSWSERLFGGFKKTSERLSENLTTAVTKAKLDDATLDDVEDALIISDLGPSAARRIREKLAEKRFGLEISQQELKEAVAEEIAEILRPVAKPLQITAFPRPQVILVIGVNGSGKTTTIAKLAHLFQEDDYGVMLAAGDTFRAAAIGQLATWAERINVPIVRGPEGGDPASIVFDAVKSATDKGIDALIVDTAGRLQNKRELMDELAKIRRVLGRLNEEAPHDVVLVLDATNGQNALSQIDVFKEVAGVTGLIMTKLDGTARGGVLVAAAEQYGLPIHAIGVGEKIDDLRPFDPDLVARVIAGVA; encoded by the coding sequence ATGAGCGAGCCCGAAGCCAGCCGGAAATCCTGGAGTGAGCGCCTATTCGGCGGCTTCAAGAAAACGTCCGAGCGGCTGTCCGAAAACCTTACTACCGCCGTGACCAAGGCAAAGCTCGACGATGCGACGCTTGATGATGTCGAAGATGCGCTGATCATCTCCGATCTTGGCCCCTCGGCAGCCCGGCGGATTCGCGAAAAGCTCGCCGAAAAGCGTTTCGGTCTCGAGATCTCGCAGCAGGAACTGAAGGAGGCAGTTGCCGAGGAAATCGCGGAAATCCTGCGACCGGTCGCCAAGCCGCTCCAGATTACCGCTTTCCCGCGCCCGCAGGTGATCCTCGTCATCGGGGTCAATGGCAGCGGCAAGACCACCACCATCGCCAAGCTCGCGCATCTGTTTCAGGAAGACGACTACGGCGTGATGCTGGCGGCAGGCGATACCTTCCGCGCAGCAGCGATCGGTCAGCTTGCGACCTGGGCCGAGCGGATCAATGTGCCGATCGTGCGTGGTCCCGAAGGCGGCGATCCCGCCAGTATCGTCTTCGACGCCGTCAAGTCCGCTACCGACAAAGGCATCGATGCCCTGATCGTCGATACGGCCGGGCGATTGCAAAACAAGCGCGAGCTCATGGATGAACTCGCCAAGATCCGCCGTGTGCTCGGCCGGCTCAACGAGGAGGCGCCGCACGACGTCGTCCTCGTGCTTGATGCAACCAACGGCCAGAACGCGCTCAGCCAGATCGACGTGTTCAAGGAAGTCGCCGGCGTCACCGGCCTGATCATGACCAAGCTCGACGGGACAGCCCGCGGCGGCGTGCTTGTTGCCGCAGCAGAGCAATACGGCCTGCCGATCCACGCCATTGGGGTGGGTGAGAAGATCGACGACCTGCGCCCGTTCGATCCCGATCTCGTTGCGCGTGTAATTGCAGGAGTTGCCTGA
- a CDS encoding cytochrome c-type biogenesis protein, whose amino-acid sequence MRFLLVLLAALLVTPVAAQDQLPPAPYAYRQLDDPAQEAAARELMETLRCLKCQSQSIADSDAPMAGDMRHQVRSRIEAGEEPEAIRAWLVERYGDYVSYEPVMSATTWPLFALPLIVLLLAVAILWRRMSRKPAKRDAA is encoded by the coding sequence ATGAGGTTCCTGCTCGTTCTCCTTGCGGCCCTCCTCGTCACCCCGGTTGCGGCACAGGACCAACTGCCGCCCGCGCCCTATGCCTATCGCCAGCTTGACGATCCGGCGCAGGAAGCCGCCGCGCGCGAGCTGATGGAAACCCTGCGCTGCCTCAAGTGCCAGAGTCAGTCGATTGCCGACAGCGATGCTCCGATGGCAGGCGATATGCGTCATCAGGTCCGCTCGCGCATCGAGGCGGGCGAGGAGCCCGAGGCAATCCGCGCATGGCTGGTCGAGCGCTATGGCGATTATGTCAGCTACGAACCGGTTATGAGCGCCACGACCTGGCCGCTCTTCGCGCTACCCCTCATCGTGCTGCTGCTCGCCGTCGCGATCCTGTGGCGCCGCATGTCGCGCAAGCCTGCGAAGCGCGATGCGGCATGA
- a CDS encoding tetratricopeptide repeat protein, producing MNWVAIISLAAAAFIVAATVLRIERSGWSTLGAVLTLGLAGYAWQGSPDLASSPKASAPEETRSGEAIIEARRALFDSTQPPADYLILSDGFARRGDYKTAAGLLKGRLGDTRADGEGWLALGNALVEHAGGNVTPAAAEAYARAEAVLPGHPGPSFFLGAALLRSGDLRGARDVWNRLLEASPADAPWTDELRSRIERMDGLIAELEASGALQ from the coding sequence ATGAACTGGGTTGCGATCATATCTCTGGCTGCGGCCGCCTTTATCGTTGCCGCTACCGTCCTGCGAATCGAGCGGAGCGGCTGGAGTACGCTGGGCGCGGTCCTGACGTTGGGCCTCGCCGGCTATGCGTGGCAAGGCTCGCCCGATCTCGCGTCCTCGCCCAAGGCGAGTGCGCCCGAAGAGACCCGTTCGGGCGAGGCGATCATCGAAGCGCGACGGGCGCTGTTCGATTCGACCCAGCCTCCGGCGGATTATCTCATCCTGTCGGACGGGTTTGCGCGCCGAGGAGACTACAAGACCGCGGCCGGGCTGCTCAAGGGTCGGCTTGGCGATACGCGAGCGGACGGGGAGGGCTGGTTGGCGCTCGGCAATGCGCTGGTCGAACATGCCGGGGGCAATGTGACACCGGCGGCGGCCGAGGCATATGCGCGCGCCGAAGCGGTACTGCCCGGTCACCCGGGGCCGTCCTTCTTTCTCGGAGCGGCCTTGCTGCGGTCGGGCGACCTGCGGGGAGCGCGTGACGTCTGGAATCGATTGCTGGAGGCTTCGCCGGCAGACGCTCCATGGACCGACGAACTACGCTCGCGGATAGAGCGAATGGACGGGCTTATCGCCGAACTCGAAGCGAGCGGTGCGCTCCAGTGA
- a CDS encoding inner membrane-spanning protein YciB: protein MDETDKKAEKPKSGWLNVAVDYGPLLVFLGVYRWFSPEEAEPIGELAAVIKGTLAFMVAAVIALGISKWRLGKVSPMLWFSTTLIVGFGALTIFFGDPTFVQLKPTIIYSIFGIALLVGFWRGKALLQILLEAAFEGLSQEGWLKLSRNWGIFFFALAALNEGLRASLTFEGWLWAKIWVFLPLTFLFTFSQIPMLLKNGLSLEGVDEETHNPPPPG from the coding sequence ATGGACGAGACCGACAAGAAAGCTGAGAAGCCAAAATCAGGCTGGCTCAATGTCGCGGTCGATTACGGACCACTGCTCGTATTCCTCGGGGTTTACCGTTGGTTCTCGCCGGAAGAGGCCGAACCGATCGGCGAACTCGCGGCCGTCATCAAGGGCACTCTGGCATTTATGGTGGCTGCCGTGATCGCGCTCGGTATCTCGAAATGGCGTCTCGGCAAGGTGTCGCCGATGCTGTGGTTCTCGACCACGCTGATCGTCGGTTTTGGCGCGCTGACAATCTTTTTCGGTGACCCCACCTTCGTCCAGCTCAAGCCGACAATTATCTATTCGATCTTCGGCATTGCGCTGCTGGTCGGCTTCTGGCGCGGCAAGGCCTTGTTGCAGATCCTGCTCGAGGCGGCATTCGAGGGTCTTTCCCAGGAAGGATGGCTCAAGCTCAGCCGCAATTGGGGCATCTTTTTCTTTGCCCTGGCCGCGCTCAACGAAGGATTGCGGGCCTCTCTCACGTTTGAAGGCTGGCTGTGGGCCAAAATCTGGGTGTTCCTTCCCCTCACCTTCCTTTTTACCTTCAGCCAGATCCCCATGTTGTTGAAAAACGGGCTTTCACTGGAGGGGGTCGACGAGGAAACGCACAATCCTCCACCGCCAGGCTGA
- a CDS encoding urate hydroxylase PuuD has protein sequence MAKLFGNLHLVLLLGVVAALATMIGFGASAPIDANAITRWLHLFFGVLWIGLLYYFNFVQVPSMPKIADEHKPAVTKTIAPSALFFFRWAAALTVLTGLTIAHLNGYLVEALTFAGEGNVNLIGAGMWMALVMAFNVWFIIWPAQKKVLGIVEASAEEKAAAAPRALIASRLNTLLSFPMMWTMVSANLG, from the coding sequence ATGGCCAAACTGTTTGGAAACCTGCATCTCGTCTTGCTGCTTGGGGTCGTCGCTGCACTCGCAACAATGATCGGTTTTGGCGCAAGCGCGCCGATTGACGCCAATGCGATCACGCGCTGGCTTCATCTGTTCTTCGGCGTGCTGTGGATTGGCCTGCTGTACTATTTTAACTTCGTGCAAGTGCCGAGCATGCCCAAGATCGCCGATGAGCATAAGCCAGCCGTTACCAAGACGATCGCACCGAGCGCCCTGTTCTTCTTTCGCTGGGCAGCGGCCCTGACCGTTCTGACCGGCCTCACGATCGCACACCTCAACGGCTATCTCGTGGAAGCCCTGACCTTTGCCGGCGAAGGCAATGTGAACCTGATCGGCGCTGGCATGTGGATGGCGCTGGTGATGGCATTCAACGTCTGGTTCATCATCTGGCCAGCGCAGAAGAAAGTGCTCGGCATTGTCGAAGCGAGCGCCGAAGAGAAAGCGGCGGCAGCGCCGCGCGCGCTGATTGCGAGCCGTCTCAACACCCTGCTGTCGTTCCCGATGATGTGGACGATGGTCAGCGCAAACCTGGGCTGA
- a CDS encoding DsbE family thiol:disulfide interchange protein — translation MRWTLWLPLLLFALFLGIAGYQLSQPKNDFVQSAMIGKPLPQFNLRAATADRPGASLADFKDGKPKLLNIWASWCIPCIAEAPQLEALQQQGAEIVGIAIRDKPEDVARFLATHGNPYTRIAADDLSEIQFEIGSSGVPETFVIDGNGMIRYQHIGDIRAENVPELLEKLREAEE, via the coding sequence ATGCGCTGGACCTTATGGCTTCCCTTGCTGCTGTTTGCGCTGTTTCTGGGCATCGCGGGTTATCAGCTCAGCCAGCCCAAGAACGACTTCGTCCAGTCGGCCATGATCGGCAAGCCGCTGCCGCAATTCAATCTGCGCGCGGCCACCGCTGATCGGCCGGGTGCGTCGCTGGCCGACTTCAAGGATGGCAAGCCCAAGCTGCTCAATATCTGGGCGAGCTGGTGCATCCCCTGTATCGCGGAGGCGCCTCAGCTCGAGGCGCTCCAGCAGCAGGGTGCCGAGATCGTCGGCATAGCGATCCGCGACAAGCCCGAAGACGTCGCACGCTTCCTTGCAACCCATGGCAATCCCTACACCCGCATCGCGGCGGACGATCTGAGTGAAATACAATTCGAGATCGGCTCATCCGGGGTGCCCGAAACCTTCGTTATCGATGGCAATGGCATGATCCGATACCAGCATATCGGCGACATCCGCGCCGAGAATGTGCCGGAACTGCTAGAGAAATTGCGGGAGGCGGAGGAATGA
- a CDS encoding potassium transporter Kup yields MSEASDQQESPRHAGGHGHSASKAALAVGAIGIVFGDIGTSPLYAFRETFVGPHPLALDTAHVLGVISLIFWSMTLVVSIQYVTILMRADNKGQGGSLALVALISRHISRSRYGWMAVLLGVFATSLFYGDSMITPAISVLSAVEGLTVVDHRLDRLVIPIALVLLIFLFILQKRGTAKVGALFAPVMIVYFLVIAGMGSWQIVQTPEILWALNPYHAVNFFILDGTLAFLALGSVVLAVTGSEALYSDMGHFGRGPMRLSWFGFVMPCLLLNYFGQGAMIIGLPAEEAAQAIQSPFFFLANEQWRLPLVFLATAATFIASQAVISGAFSITHQAIQMGYIPRLSIRHTSETEGGQIYIPVVNWALMVAVIILVLTFQNSSNLASAYGIAVTGAVTIDTLLMGVLFVGVWKWKWWYAAPVVAIFLIVDGAYFAANLAKVPDGGWFPLVVGLVLFTLLTTWARGRKLMRDRMSEVALPMEIFAKSAKNSATRVPGTAIFMASSTAGVPSALLHNIKHNKVLHERVIILTVNIGDIPYVDPNERCEYHDLGDGFYRAVLHYGFMESTDVPQGLKSMERCGGEFDMMQTSFFLSRQTLLPSKNPAMPIWREKIFAWLLRNSATAMDFFKLPTNRVVELGSQVEL; encoded by the coding sequence ATGAGCGAAGCATCAGACCAGCAGGAATCGCCGCGCCACGCAGGTGGACACGGCCACAGCGCTTCGAAAGCTGCGCTGGCGGTCGGTGCTATCGGTATCGTCTTCGGCGATATTGGCACCAGCCCGCTGTACGCCTTCCGTGAGACCTTTGTCGGTCCACACCCCCTGGCGCTCGATACGGCGCACGTTCTCGGTGTGATCAGCCTGATCTTTTGGTCGATGACGCTTGTCGTCTCGATCCAGTACGTCACCATCCTGATGCGGGCCGATAACAAAGGGCAGGGCGGCTCGCTGGCGCTCGTAGCGCTGATTTCGCGCCATATCAGCCGCTCGCGATACGGGTGGATGGCGGTGCTGTTGGGGGTCTTTGCGACCTCGCTGTTCTATGGCGACAGCATGATCACGCCGGCGATTTCGGTGCTCTCGGCGGTCGAGGGCCTGACGGTCGTCGACCATCGCCTCGACCGGCTGGTGATCCCGATCGCGCTGGTCCTGCTGATCTTCCTGTTTATCCTGCAGAAGCGCGGCACGGCCAAGGTTGGGGCGCTCTTCGCCCCGGTCATGATCGTCTATTTCCTCGTGATCGCCGGCATGGGCAGTTGGCAGATCGTTCAAACGCCCGAGATCCTTTGGGCGCTCAATCCCTATCACGCGGTCAATTTCTTCATCCTGGACGGCACCCTGGCATTTCTCGCCCTAGGCTCAGTCGTGCTCGCGGTCACAGGTTCGGAGGCGCTCTATTCGGACATGGGGCATTTCGGACGCGGCCCGATGCGCCTGTCGTGGTTCGGCTTTGTCATGCCGTGCCTGCTGCTCAATTATTTCGGGCAGGGTGCGATGATCATCGGCCTGCCCGCCGAGGAAGCGGCGCAGGCGATTCAGAGCCCGTTCTTCTTCCTCGCCAACGAGCAATGGCGCCTGCCGCTTGTTTTCCTCGCGACGGCTGCGACATTCATCGCCAGCCAGGCGGTCATCTCCGGCGCCTTCTCGATCACCCACCAGGCGATCCAGATGGGCTACATTCCGCGGCTCTCGATTCGCCACACTAGCGAGACCGAAGGGGGCCAGATCTACATTCCCGTGGTCAATTGGGCGCTGATGGTCGCTGTGATCATCCTGGTACTGACATTCCAGAATTCCTCCAACCTCGCGTCGGCCTATGGCATCGCGGTGACCGGCGCCGTGACGATCGACACGCTGCTGATGGGTGTCCTGTTCGTAGGGGTGTGGAAGTGGAAGTGGTGGTACGCCGCCCCGGTCGTCGCGATCTTCCTGATCGTAGATGGGGCCTATTTCGCCGCCAATCTTGCCAAGGTGCCTGACGGCGGCTGGTTCCCGTTGGTAGTGGGCCTCGTGTTGTTCACCTTGCTCACGACCTGGGCGCGCGGCCGCAAACTCATGCGCGACCGGATGAGTGAGGTTGCGCTACCGATGGAGATCTTTGCCAAGTCAGCAAAGAATTCCGCCACGAGGGTGCCCGGGACCGCGATCTTCATGGCATCGAGCACGGCAGGCGTGCCCTCGGCCTTGCTTCACAATATCAAGCACAACAAGGTGCTGCACGAGCGGGTGATCATCCTGACGGTGAACATCGGCGATATTCCCTACGTCGATCCTAACGAGCGGTGCGAATATCATGACCTTGGTGATGGCTTTTACCGCGCTGTGCTGCATTACGGCTTCATGGAATCGACCGATGTTCCGCAGGGGCTCAAGAGCATGGAGCGTTGCGGTGGCGAGTTCGACATGATGCAGACGAGCTTCTTCCTCAGCCGCCAGACCCTGCTGCCGTCGAAGAACCCGGCGATGCCGATCTGGCGCGAGAAGATATTCGCCTGGCTGCTGCGCAATTCAGCGACCGCGATGGACTTCTTCAAATTGCCCACCAACCGAGTGGTCGAGCTCGGCAGCCAGGTCGAGCTCTAG
- a CDS encoding heme lyase CcmF/NrfE family subunit encodes MIAELGLAALWLAAALAALQLFGGIAAQREIDGPLARLVRPASILQGLLAAFAFAMLLWVFAITDLSVKLVATNSHSLKPMIYKLSGAWGNHEGSMLLWVTVMSLAGALIAWLERRLPERTMQATLAAQGFVALGFYAFLIFSSNPFERLPVPAPEGMGLNPLLQDIGLAFHPPTLYIGYVGLSVAFSFAVGALVTRMVTPEFARVMRPWVLGAWVFLTIGITAGSYWAYYELGWGGWWFWDPVENASLMPWLAATALLHSASVLAARDALRAWTIMLGVVAFSMSMVGTFLVRSGVLTSVHAFAVDPERGSFILALLTIYIGGALLIFALRAGSVSEGQRFKPLSREGALVFNNVMLSAILGIVLLGTLYPLLTEAFDVRVSVGPPYFNPVGAIFAIPMLLVMAVGPLLRWRGDSWERVKLPVAILAALIVTVAVVASLLGDVDVLPLLGLAIAIGLAIASFWPLRGRRITRIPIATWGMVVAHFGIAVALFGMASESAFTEEHLVAVAPGQSTEIGDWTVTLNGIDPVAGPNWTALEAHLIAARGGGEGIRLDPQSRQFWAPVQQTTESALLTRWDGQLYAVLGDRSDDGRWQLRLWWKPFVTLIWYGGLLVALGGVLAIIGRVTTDLRRREVRRRGDERRSEIAALEDG; translated from the coding sequence GTGATCGCGGAACTCGGCCTTGCCGCGCTGTGGCTGGCCGCCGCACTTGCTGCCCTGCAATTGTTTGGTGGTATCGCCGCGCAACGCGAGATTGACGGGCCACTGGCCCGCCTCGTGAGGCCTGCCTCCATCCTCCAGGGGCTGCTGGCCGCCTTTGCATTCGCCATGTTGCTGTGGGTTTTTGCGATCACGGACCTTTCCGTGAAACTGGTCGCGACCAACTCGCACTCGCTCAAACCGATGATTTACAAGCTATCCGGTGCATGGGGCAACCATGAGGGCTCGATGTTGCTGTGGGTGACGGTGATGTCACTTGCTGGGGCGTTGATCGCCTGGCTCGAACGGCGACTGCCAGAGCGGACCATGCAGGCCACGCTGGCGGCACAGGGATTTGTGGCGCTGGGTTTCTACGCCTTCCTGATATTCAGTTCGAACCCATTCGAGCGGTTGCCCGTGCCGGCCCCCGAAGGCATGGGCCTCAACCCGCTGCTGCAAGACATCGGCTTGGCCTTCCATCCGCCGACGCTCTACATCGGCTATGTCGGCCTCTCGGTCGCTTTCAGTTTTGCCGTCGGTGCGTTGGTAACGCGTATGGTGACGCCCGAGTTCGCGCGAGTCATGCGCCCGTGGGTGCTCGGCGCCTGGGTGTTCCTGACGATCGGTATCACCGCGGGCAGTTACTGGGCCTATTACGAGCTGGGCTGGGGTGGCTGGTGGTTCTGGGACCCGGTCGAGAACGCGTCGCTGATGCCGTGGCTTGCGGCAACGGCGCTGCTTCATTCGGCGAGCGTGCTCGCCGCGCGGGATGCCTTGCGGGCCTGGACGATCATGCTGGGCGTGGTCGCTTTCTCGATGAGCATGGTCGGCACCTTCCTGGTGCGGTCCGGCGTTCTCACCAGCGTACACGCTTTCGCGGTCGATCCGGAGCGCGGCAGTTTCATCCTCGCGCTTCTCACAATCTATATCGGTGGTGCGCTCTTGATCTTTGCGCTCAGGGCCGGCTCGGTCAGCGAGGGGCAGCGGTTCAAACCGCTGAGCCGTGAGGGTGCGCTGGTATTCAATAACGTCATGCTCAGCGCGATCCTCGGTATCGTATTGCTTGGCACGCTCTATCCCTTGCTAACCGAAGCCTTCGATGTGCGCGTTTCCGTGGGACCACCCTATTTCAATCCTGTCGGCGCGATATTCGCGATCCCGATGTTGCTGGTCATGGCAGTCGGGCCGCTGCTGCGCTGGCGTGGCGACAGCTGGGAGCGGGTCAAGCTGCCGGTCGCGATCCTGGCTGCGCTGATCGTCACAGTCGCGGTTGTGGCAAGCCTGCTGGGCGATGTGGATGTGCTGCCGCTGCTAGGCCTCGCGATAGCGATCGGGCTCGCCATCGCCAGCTTCTGGCCGCTGCGCGGACGGCGGATCACTCGCATTCCGATTGCGACTTGGGGGATGGTCGTCGCGCATTTCGGCATCGCGGTGGCGCTGTTCGGCATGGCGAGCGAGAGCGCGTTTACCGAGGAGCACCTGGTGGCCGTTGCTCCCGGGCAAAGCACCGAAATCGGCGATTGGACCGTGACGCTAAACGGGATCGATCCGGTCGCCGGGCCAAATTGGACCGCGCTGGAAGCGCACCTGATCGCCGCGCGCGGCGGTGGTGAGGGCATCAGGCTCGATCCGCAATCGCGCCAGTTTTGGGCCCCGGTGCAGCAGACCACCGAGAGCGCCCTGCTGACTCGCTGGGACGGTCAGCTCTACGCGGTATTGGGCGATCGTTCGGACGACGGACGCTGGCAGCTCCGCCTGTGGTGGAAGCCGTTCGTCACGCTGATCTGGTATGGCGGCCTGCTTGTGGCGCTCGGCGGCGTGCTCGCCATCATCGGACGCGTCACCACCGACCTCAGACGACGCGAGGTGCGTCGCCGCGGAGATGAGCGCCGCAGCGAAATTGCCGCGCTGGAGGACGGATAA